In one Trichlorobacter lovleyi SZ genomic region, the following are encoded:
- a CDS encoding Ig-like domain-containing protein has product MKNLFRLVVLFSCLLGLSSFAQALSISSVTPGTTSSPGTLNVPVTSGVVVTFDKTVKWSTILNNNTYRITLNESVSGNSVAVTYSPTSNSSSYTLTPKSNLKANTIYKISISKKIAVSNWEDLGTNYTYYFKTVASTDVTPPTVSPIYPASGATNIPVDSSISALFSEDMDATTVESPAASITLSPAVTGAITYDTKEATFQPSTNLSPGTTYTVTVHNTVKDVTGNAMLSNYSWSFTTVNPDSTPPQVLSTVPVTGATGVSVTPTIQIVFNEAMLTSSISAANFTVSGGSWAAPSFDGDRTVTLTLSSGSLNYATDYTVTVSTGVKDLAGNSMSSAYLLKFTTVQNLTPPNIIEYAQVPPFVAGTGVKPNLLLIVDNSGSMEEFAYKTAGKGNYTGSGADASYNSSTIYYGYFDNTKMYKYNSSGYFEIDTTKTLDKTNFWSGNMLNWLTMRRVDVVRKVLVGGRVVQGSNTNPVNPRVTTSTNNYLVGLADTSRDYYKLYSGVYYKVNDGPKLYVCTSSSCSSYTATYNIKVLYGTQPPTDGLVTQYADRIRIGAMFFNTDGTYYEDANSGDKDGGYIASNVGATKENLTYQIETSDPSSWTPLAESLYEAVRYFEARPSAYNSSVDYSSSDPVTQSCQRNFVMIVTDGESTKDQNLPSSAFNGDGSVSKVTDPYSFNVQTWMDSIAANEGITSQKATAANSSEGTYYLEGVAYYAHNTDLRTASVGKSNIDGKQNLTIYTVFAFDDSSVGRELLKRTAKYGGYEDLDNNGKPYTDSTCGTASPNSKCSEWDKNGDGIPDTYFEAQQGQQLVTALSQAFNDILSRVSSGTAASILNNSEGSGASLLQAVFYPKKTFDAGSEATWVGELQNMWYYLDPYLNFTSIRVDTVANNKLNLLEDYVAQFYFDSSSSQTLVRLLRDTKGDGTVLADLGSFNPDDTTNVKSLWRAGRILWARNLTTDARKIYTRIGGSTDSTLDSVLNAASEATHLAEFATALKTDSTVLTYLQAANATEAEKIINFIRGTDQSGYRSRAATIAGTAGTWRLGDIISSTPKVQGNVGLNAYSQNPPVGYADSSYEKFIKSNDYGNRGMAYVGANDGMLHAFRLGVLKELTDPCRNLESDSNSTSCKADKAKLNDYTKVASGTTIGANANIRADAADAIGKEEWAFVPRQVLPYLKYLADTAYPHLFYVDGTPLIVDISINKPATYDTVAYPNCSTNYWECPKQTQYNSGTQNLDVANTSWKTVLIGGSGLGGASRSRAGSCAGGGTDCIKTPIVDPTDSTAAPNTRGFGYSSYFALDVTDPMQPKYLWEFPGNTTAANNLGHATAGPVIMRVGDKNKNGRWFAVFASGPTGTIDTANNQFLGRSDQPLRLFIVDLATGALVKTITTTLTDAFAGSASNAAVDNDRSYSYKDGFYKDDAAYFGYVQKVDATHWSKGGVIRLSTNESVDPNDGSKPWTWSSVISGIGPVSAAVAKLQDRANGKLWLYFGTGRYFYKNSTEIDDSGSSRRLYAVQDPCYDAATNKILPSCTTTVAATDLDDQTTSPSATLAASKKGWYINLDDDSLGDGYSSERVITDPVASTSGTVFYTTFRPTSDVCGYGGNSYIWALNYATGGAPAPNTMKGKIMVQVSTGAFAEVSMSAGFTDKENRRSGAIQGVPPKAQGLSLLTNPKPIKKIIHIQEK; this is encoded by the coding sequence ATGAAAAACTTATTTCGTTTGGTTGTGCTGTTCAGCTGTCTGCTTGGTCTTTCCTCTTTTGCTCAGGCACTCTCAATTAGCTCGGTGACCCCAGGTACCACATCTTCACCAGGAACCCTCAACGTGCCGGTAACTTCAGGTGTCGTTGTTACTTTTGATAAAACTGTCAAGTGGTCTACAATCCTTAATAATAATACTTACAGGATCACGTTAAATGAATCAGTTAGTGGCAATTCAGTGGCCGTTACCTACTCGCCTACTTCAAATAGCTCAAGCTATACCCTGACCCCTAAGAGCAACCTGAAGGCGAATACCATTTACAAGATTTCTATCAGTAAAAAGATTGCAGTTTCAAACTGGGAAGATCTTGGAACAAATTATACCTACTACTTTAAAACCGTTGCCAGCACTGATGTGACCCCTCCAACGGTCAGTCCAATCTATCCTGCCAGTGGCGCCACCAACATACCGGTTGATTCGTCTATTTCTGCCTTGTTCAGTGAAGATATGGATGCCACTACTGTCGAATCTCCGGCTGCCAGTATCACTCTTTCTCCCGCAGTAACCGGTGCCATTACCTATGACACCAAAGAGGCCACTTTTCAGCCATCTACCAACCTAAGCCCCGGTACCACTTATACCGTCACTGTCCACAATACGGTTAAGGATGTTACTGGCAATGCCATGTTGAGTAATTATAGCTGGAGTTTTACCACTGTGAATCCAGACAGCACGCCTCCTCAGGTGTTGTCAACTGTCCCTGTAACAGGTGCAACAGGGGTTTCGGTTACCCCCACCATACAGATTGTATTTAATGAGGCAATGCTGACATCCAGCATTAGTGCTGCCAACTTCACTGTGTCCGGAGGCAGCTGGGCAGCACCTTCATTTGATGGTGACCGTACAGTTACCCTGACACTTAGCAGCGGTTCCCTGAACTATGCAACTGATTACACTGTCACGGTATCTACGGGGGTTAAAGACTTGGCTGGAAATAGTATGTCAAGTGCCTATCTTTTGAAATTTACCACAGTGCAGAATCTGACACCCCCCAATATTATCGAATACGCCCAGGTTCCACCTTTTGTTGCGGGTACTGGCGTAAAGCCCAACCTGCTTCTGATTGTTGACAACTCAGGCAGTATGGAGGAGTTTGCCTACAAGACTGCAGGGAAAGGGAATTATACCGGCTCAGGGGCTGATGCCAGCTATAATTCCAGCACGATTTATTACGGCTACTTTGATAATACCAAGATGTATAAATACAACAGCAGCGGCTATTTTGAGATCGATACAACCAAGACGCTGGATAAAACTAATTTCTGGTCCGGCAATATGCTGAACTGGCTGACCATGCGCCGGGTGGATGTTGTGCGCAAGGTTTTGGTTGGGGGCAGGGTAGTACAGGGCAGTAACACTAACCCTGTGAATCCTCGCGTTACCACCTCAACCAATAATTACCTGGTCGGTCTGGCTGATACCAGTCGAGACTATTACAAATTGTATTCAGGAGTCTATTATAAGGTAAATGACGGTCCCAAATTGTATGTATGTACCAGCAGTAGCTGCTCTTCTTATACTGCTACCTATAATATCAAGGTGCTGTACGGGACCCAGCCACCAACCGATGGTCTGGTCACTCAGTATGCCGACCGCATCCGGATTGGAGCCATGTTTTTTAATACTGACGGTACTTATTATGAAGATGCAAACAGCGGTGATAAAGACGGCGGCTATATAGCATCAAATGTCGGGGCTACCAAAGAGAACCTTACTTATCAGATTGAAACCAGTGATCCATCGTCCTGGACACCGCTGGCAGAATCATTATATGAGGCGGTACGCTATTTTGAGGCCCGTCCCAGCGCCTATAATTCTTCAGTTGATTACAGTAGCAGCGACCCGGTGACCCAATCATGTCAGCGAAACTTTGTCATGATTGTAACTGATGGTGAATCAACAAAAGATCAGAATCTGCCAAGTAGCGCTTTTAACGGCGACGGTTCTGTCTCAAAGGTAACAGATCCTTATAGTTTCAACGTGCAGACCTGGATGGACAGTATTGCAGCCAACGAAGGGATCACGAGCCAGAAGGCAACCGCTGCCAATAGCTCGGAAGGTACCTATTATCTGGAAGGGGTTGCTTATTATGCCCATAACACTGACTTAAGAACAGCTTCTGTTGGTAAAAGTAATATTGACGGTAAGCAAAACCTGACCATCTATACGGTGTTTGCCTTTGATGATTCATCTGTTGGGCGTGAACTTTTGAAGCGGACTGCCAAGTATGGTGGCTATGAAGACCTCGATAATAACGGAAAACCATATACTGACAGCACCTGTGGTACGGCATCACCTAACTCAAAGTGTTCTGAATGGGATAAAAACGGTGATGGCATTCCAGATACGTATTTTGAGGCCCAACAGGGGCAGCAACTGGTAACAGCCCTTAGTCAAGCGTTTAACGATATTTTGTCTCGTGTTTCTTCCGGTACGGCAGCTTCAATCCTCAATAATAGTGAGGGTAGCGGAGCCAGCCTGTTACAGGCAGTGTTCTACCCCAAAAAAACCTTCGATGCGGGCTCTGAAGCAACCTGGGTTGGAGAGCTTCAGAACATGTGGTACTACCTTGACCCCTACCTTAATTTTACCTCCATCAGGGTGGATACCGTTGCCAACAACAAGCTTAATCTGCTGGAAGATTATGTTGCCCAGTTTTACTTCGACAGTTCAAGTAGTCAAACGCTCGTTCGACTTTTAAGGGATACCAAGGGCGATGGTACTGTCCTGGCAGACCTCGGTTCTTTCAACCCTGATGACACCACCAACGTCAAGAGTCTCTGGCGTGCCGGTCGTATACTCTGGGCACGCAATCTAACGACTGATGCACGTAAAATCTATACCCGTATTGGCGGGTCAACAGACTCTACTCTTGATTCAGTACTTAACGCTGCAAGTGAAGCAACCCATCTGGCAGAATTTGCAACTGCTTTAAAGACAGATTCTACCGTGCTTACCTATCTGCAGGCAGCGAATGCTACAGAAGCAGAAAAGATCATTAACTTCATAAGGGGTACTGATCAATCGGGCTATCGCTCCCGGGCTGCTACCATAGCTGGCACTGCAGGCACCTGGCGGCTGGGTGATATTATCAGTTCCACCCCAAAGGTTCAGGGTAACGTGGGATTGAATGCGTATAGTCAGAATCCACCGGTTGGCTATGCCGATAGTTCGTATGAAAAATTCATAAAATCAAATGATTATGGTAATCGTGGTATGGCGTATGTTGGTGCAAATGACGGTATGTTGCATGCCTTCAGGCTTGGAGTGCTGAAAGAACTTACTGACCCTTGCCGGAATCTGGAGTCGGATTCAAACAGCACCAGTTGCAAGGCAGACAAGGCAAAACTCAACGACTATACAAAAGTTGCCTCTGGTACAACTATTGGTGCCAATGCAAACATCAGGGCGGATGCTGCAGATGCTATTGGAAAGGAAGAATGGGCCTTCGTTCCCCGGCAGGTTTTGCCCTATCTAAAATACTTGGCAGACACGGCCTATCCCCACCTGTTTTATGTGGATGGGACGCCGTTGATCGTGGATATCTCAATTAACAAGCCAGCTACCTATGACACGGTGGCTTATCCAAACTGCTCAACCAATTACTGGGAGTGCCCTAAACAGACACAATATAATTCCGGTACCCAAAATCTTGATGTCGCTAATACCAGCTGGAAGACGGTCCTGATAGGTGGAAGCGGGCTAGGTGGCGCCAGCAGGAGTCGTGCAGGAAGCTGTGCAGGTGGCGGTACGGATTGTATTAAAACTCCCATTGTTGATCCTACTGACAGTACGGCAGCTCCCAATACCAGAGGATTTGGCTATTCATCGTATTTTGCGCTTGATGTAACAGATCCAATGCAACCCAAATACCTGTGGGAGTTTCCTGGAAACACAACTGCAGCAAACAATCTGGGGCATGCTACGGCAGGGCCGGTTATCATGAGGGTCGGTGATAAAAACAAGAACGGACGCTGGTTTGCTGTCTTTGCCTCTGGCCCGACCGGTACTATAGATACTGCCAATAACCAGTTTCTTGGACGTTCAGATCAGCCCCTAAGGCTCTTTATAGTTGATTTGGCAACCGGTGCATTAGTCAAGACTATTACCACGACGCTGACTGATGCCTTTGCAGGTTCAGCCTCCAATGCTGCGGTTGACAATGATCGTTCATACTCCTATAAAGACGGTTTCTACAAGGATGATGCAGCATATTTCGGGTATGTGCAAAAGGTAGACGCAACACACTGGTCAAAGGGTGGGGTTATTCGTCTGTCTACTAATGAGAGTGTTGACCCTAATGATGGTAGCAAACCCTGGACCTGGAGTTCCGTGATTAGCGGTATAGGGCCGGTATCTGCAGCTGTGGCAAAACTTCAGGACAGGGCTAACGGAAAGTTATGGCTGTATTTCGGTACCGGTCGTTATTTCTACAAGAACTCAACCGAAATAGATGACTCGGGCAGTTCCAGGCGGTTGTATGCAGTGCAAGATCCTTGTTATGATGCTGCGACCAATAAGATTCTACCGAGCTGTACAACAACAGTAGCTGCGACAGACCTGGATGATCAGACTACATCGCCGTCAGCTACACTGGCAGCAAGTAAAAAAGGTTGGTACATCAACCTTGATGATGACTCCTTGGGGGATGGTTACTCTTCCGAGCGGGTCATCACTGACCCGGTTGCTTCGACGAGTGGCACGGTATTCTACACCACCTTCCGCCCGACATCCGATGTCTGCGGATATGGAGGCAATTCGTATATCTGGGCACTAAATTATGCAACTGGTGGTGCTCCAGCGCCAAATACCATGAAGGGTAAAATCATGGTGCAAGTATCAACTGGTGCATTTGCAGAGGTGTCCATGTCAGCAGGATTTACCGACAAGGAAAACAGGCGTTCAGGTGCCATACAGGGTGTCCCGCCCAAGGCGCAAGGCTTGTCATTGCTGACTAACCCCAAGCCGATTAAGAAAATTATCCATATCCAGGAAAAGTAG
- a CDS encoding sensor histidine kinase — protein sequence MRTVRLSLTFSILASLACLLVLTWLLFSLLAFKTAENDLYAQKGEHARMLLATFVNQLPEQLPSFPEGMLPLDAPATLYAAKLSEERSFERLTLLDRSGKVIYSVGREGSDLYRPFSLPGRQVEESRIIADGAALVRSMQVIRNGQQVGRAGLILSLQDEQRRIQRTRQLLLTYFALDFILLLGLGAFILSRIVVAPVNRLLSATEKITGGVYGHQLTVTGALELARLAESFNAMSSTLEQKQQEVTSHVAALEQVNRDLQQAREEAIRSEKMASVGLLAAGTAHEIGTPLASVMGYAEILAQELEHNPAHADYLARIMDSCGRIDRIVKGLLEYARPKQTVHEPVDLSLLMQATVELLQHQGFFKGIKLTMTTEPASSLASLDPHQLQQVLINLLINASDAMPQGGEIKLALKQGADKKILLLEVWDTGTGIAPEHLGKLFDPFFTTKSPGKGTGLGLAISARIIESFGGRITVQSRVGLGSRFTIHVPVYTKGQVV from the coding sequence ATGCGGACGGTCCGGTTAAGCCTCACGTTTTCCATTCTTGCCTCACTGGCCTGCCTGCTGGTGCTTACCTGGCTGCTCTTCAGCCTGCTTGCCTTCAAAACCGCTGAAAATGACCTGTACGCCCAGAAGGGCGAACATGCCCGGATGCTGCTGGCCACCTTTGTCAACCAGCTGCCTGAACAGCTGCCCAGTTTCCCGGAAGGCATGCTGCCGCTGGATGCTCCGGCAACGCTCTATGCCGCCAAGCTTTCTGAAGAACGTTCATTTGAGCGCCTGACCCTTTTAGACAGGTCGGGCAAGGTTATTTACAGTGTTGGCAGAGAAGGCAGTGATCTGTATCGCCCGTTCAGCCTGCCGGGGCGTCAGGTGGAAGAAAGCAGGATCATAGCAGACGGCGCAGCGCTGGTCCGTTCAATGCAGGTCATCCGCAATGGCCAACAGGTTGGCAGGGCCGGTCTGATTCTCTCCTTGCAGGATGAACAGCGACGCATTCAGCGCACCAGACAGCTGCTGCTGACCTATTTTGCCCTTGATTTTATCCTGTTGCTCGGGCTTGGGGCCTTTATTCTGTCCAGGATTGTGGTGGCGCCGGTTAACCGCCTGCTTTCAGCCACGGAGAAGATCACCGGTGGTGTCTACGGGCATCAGCTGACGGTCACCGGTGCGCTGGAACTGGCCCGGCTGGCAGAGTCGTTTAACGCCATGTCCAGCACACTGGAGCAAAAGCAGCAGGAGGTCACCTCCCATGTTGCCGCCCTTGAACAGGTCAACCGGGATCTGCAGCAGGCACGGGAAGAGGCGATCCGTTCAGAAAAAATGGCATCGGTGGGGCTGCTGGCCGCCGGTACTGCCCATGAAATAGGCACACCGCTGGCCTCTGTAATGGGCTACGCAGAGATTCTGGCCCAAGAACTGGAGCATAACCCGGCCCATGCTGACTACCTCGCCAGGATTATGGATAGCTGCGGCCGGATTGACCGGATCGTAAAGGGGCTGCTTGAGTATGCCCGTCCAAAACAGACCGTTCATGAACCGGTTGACCTTTCTCTGCTCATGCAGGCCACAGTTGAGCTGCTGCAACATCAGGGCTTTTTCAAGGGGATAAAGCTGACCATGACCACGGAACCTGCCTCCTCGCTGGCCAGCCTTGACCCGCACCAGCTGCAGCAGGTGCTGATCAACCTGCTGATCAATGCCAGTGATGCCATGCCGCAGGGCGGTGAAATCAAACTGGCACTCAAGCAGGGCGCTGATAAAAAGATACTGCTGCTGGAGGTCTGGGATACGGGGACGGGAATAGCACCAGAGCATCTTGGCAAGCTGTTTGACCCGTTCTTTACCACCAAGAGCCCGGGAAAAGGGACCGGTCTGGGGCTTGCAATTTCAGCCCGCATCATTGAGAGCTTTGGTGGCCGGATTACGGTGCAGAGCAGGGTCGGGCTGGGCAGCCGCTTCACTATCCATGTACCGGTCTATACGAAGGGTCAGGTGGTATGA
- a CDS encoding DsbC family protein codes for MIRTTLTTLSLVLLFAVSSFAMSPAKDGCGTQECSKCHSLSVKEATDLLSFAGVTVKSVKPAPSHGMHEVLFQKDGGVGIVFIDYGKKHLIQGVIIDLKTKEPVAAHEKDIPKPKQFSGLDPKLIPVQYAMVMGNPKAAKKLYVFTDPDCPYCRTLHPELQKLEKMMPDLAIHIMLYPLQQLHPQAYDKARTVLSTKSRKNLDLAFEGKELPKPKGDAGKAGVDAVIQFAQEQGINGTPMVLLPNGKPYQGPRDAESIKKAIEGM; via the coding sequence ATGATTCGCACTACACTGACGACTCTATCCCTTGTGCTGCTGTTTGCGGTCTCTTCCTTTGCCATGTCCCCCGCCAAAGATGGCTGCGGTACCCAAGAATGCTCCAAGTGCCATTCTCTGTCAGTAAAGGAAGCAACTGACCTGCTCAGCTTTGCCGGTGTTACGGTTAAATCAGTCAAACCGGCTCCCAGCCACGGTATGCACGAGGTCCTGTTCCAAAAAGATGGCGGTGTAGGGATCGTATTTATCGATTATGGCAAGAAGCACCTGATTCAGGGGGTAATCATTGACCTGAAGACCAAAGAGCCGGTTGCTGCCCATGAAAAGGATATTCCCAAACCAAAGCAGTTTAGCGGCCTTGATCCCAAGCTGATCCCGGTGCAGTATGCCATGGTCATGGGCAACCCCAAGGCTGCAAAGAAACTGTATGTCTTTACCGACCCCGACTGCCCCTACTGCCGTACCCTGCACCCGGAACTACAGAAACTTGAAAAAATGATGCCTGATCTGGCGATCCATATCATGCTCTACCCCTTGCAGCAGCTGCATCCCCAGGCGTACGACAAGGCTCGGACGGTGCTGTCGACCAAGAGCCGCAAGAATCTTGATCTTGCCTTTGAAGGCAAGGAACTACCCAAGCCCAAAGGGGATGCAGGCAAGGCTGGTGTGGATGCCGTGATACAGTTTGCCCAGGAACAGGGGATCAATGGTACCCCGATGGTGTTGCTGCCGAACGGCAAGCCGTATCAGGGGCCTCGGGATGCTGAAAGTATCAAGAAGGCAATTGAGGGAATGTAG
- a CDS encoding HPr family phosphocarrier protein — MQQQEFEIVNKLGLHARASALFVKTASKFQSEVKLARESVEVNGKSIMGIMMLAASKGTKIRLTVEGPDEAEAMQTIGALIIDGFGEE, encoded by the coding sequence ATGCAACAGCAAGAATTTGAGATCGTTAATAAACTGGGGCTGCATGCCCGTGCATCGGCACTGTTTGTCAAGACTGCCAGCAAATTTCAGTCAGAAGTTAAATTAGCCCGTGAATCGGTTGAGGTGAATGGTAAGAGCATCATGGGGATCATGATGCTTGCTGCTTCAAAGGGCACAAAGATCCGTCTGACCGTAGAAGGGCCGGATGAGGCAGAGGCGATGCAGACTATCGGCGCCTTGATCATTGATGGATTTGGTGAAGAATAG
- a CDS encoding prepilin peptidase, whose protein sequence is MPPLMYLAVVVFLFGAVIGSFLNVCIYRLPLDQSIVSPGSRCMSCGAAVRWFDNVPIISWLLLRGRCRGCGAAFSIRYPLVELLTACLLLLLFLRFGLTVPFFIYSLLVAALIVVTFIDFDHQIIPDEISLPGVGLGFLASFFLPEPGWLSSLLGIVVGWGSLALVFYSYLWLTGREGMGGGDAKLLAMLGAFLGLKAVPFIIFTSSLVGTVAGLSIMALQRKGRHLAIPFGPYLALGAVLYIFYGPQLINWYLHLGK, encoded by the coding sequence ATGCCTCCGCTTATGTACCTGGCGGTGGTGGTGTTTCTGTTCGGAGCGGTGATTGGCTCATTCCTGAATGTCTGTATTTACCGGCTGCCGCTTGACCAGTCAATTGTCAGCCCCGGTTCCCGCTGCATGTCCTGCGGTGCAGCCGTACGCTGGTTTGACAATGTCCCGATCATCAGCTGGCTGCTGCTGCGGGGGCGCTGCCGGGGGTGCGGGGCAGCCTTTTCGATCCGCTATCCCCTGGTTGAGCTGCTTACCGCCTGCCTGCTGCTGCTGCTGTTTTTGCGTTTCGGTCTGACCGTCCCCTTCTTTATCTATTCCCTACTTGTTGCCGCTTTGATTGTGGTCACCTTCATTGATTTTGATCATCAGATCATCCCAGATGAGATCTCGCTGCCGGGTGTCGGCCTTGGTTTCCTGGCCTCTTTTTTCCTGCCTGAGCCGGGTTGGCTTTCCTCCCTGCTGGGCATTGTTGTCGGCTGGGGCAGTCTGGCTCTGGTTTTTTACAGTTATCTCTGGCTGACCGGGCGTGAGGGAATGGGCGGGGGAGATGCCAAGTTGCTTGCCATGCTGGGGGCTTTTCTGGGACTGAAGGCTGTCCCGTTTATCATCTTTACCTCATCACTGGTGGGGACCGTGGCCGGCCTCTCGATCATGGCGCTGCAACGCAAGGGACGCCATCTGGCCATCCCGTTCGGTCCTTATCTGGCTCTGGGGGCTGTGCTTTACATCTTTTATGGCCCCCAGCTGATCAACTGGTATCTGCATCTGGGCAAATAA
- a CDS encoding PTS sugar transporter subunit IIA — MIGLVVVTHAGLATSLIAAATMITGSNDCCEAVELHVDDPADGLVARIAEALVKVGSDGAIIMTDMFGGTPSNAAMSFLQEGRVEVVTGVNLPMMVDFFSRRERMTLEELCASLLRCGRESVIVAGEFLR; from the coding sequence ATGATTGGACTTGTTGTTGTTACCCATGCAGGACTTGCCACATCATTGATTGCAGCGGCAACCATGATAACCGGCAGTAATGACTGCTGCGAGGCTGTTGAACTGCACGTTGATGACCCTGCAGACGGCCTTGTTGCCCGTATTGCAGAAGCGCTGGTAAAGGTTGGTAGCGATGGGGCGATCATCATGACCGACATGTTTGGCGGCACGCCGTCCAATGCGGCCATGTCATTTTTGCAGGAGGGCAGGGTTGAGGTGGTGACCGGCGTTAACCTGCCGATGATGGTGGATTTCTTTTCCCGCCGCGAGCGCATGACTCTGGAGGAACTGTGTGCCTCATTGCTGCGTTGTGGCCGTGAAAGTGTGATTGTTGCTGGAGAATTTCTAAGATAG
- a CDS encoding sigma-54-dependent transcriptional regulator, translating into MKQPHILIIDDEENLRHMLSVMLRKQGYHADTAAGGEEALAKLSGHAYDYILCDIRMPEMDGREFLRQAVSSGVTAPIVMMTAYGAVDTAVACMQEGAYDFISKPFKRDEIVIVLKKAEERERLKEENRTLRAEVAGKSSFYGLVGRNPSMLAIYDQIQRVADLKTTVLIQGESGTGKELVARAVHKSGCRSAKPFVAVNCGALPETLLEGELFGHTKGAFTGASSDKPGLFEQADGGTLFLDEVGEMPLALQVKLLRVLQEGEVRRIGATTSSLVDVRVVSATARDLQAEVASGRFREDLYFRLNVFLLQIPPLRERIDDIPLLVRLLVRDCAARIGRETAPKVEPEALRRLMAYQWPGNVRELENVIERALVLCDGDQLAEHCLLDGIAGESEIKVCPGENLSIKQAERNMEIELIRKALERTGGNRTHAAKMLEISHRALLYKLKEYALE; encoded by the coding sequence ATGAAACAACCTCATATCCTGATTATTGATGATGAAGAGAACCTGCGCCACATGCTGTCGGTCATGTTGCGCAAGCAGGGCTACCATGCGGATACCGCCGCCGGCGGTGAAGAGGCGCTGGCCAAGCTGTCAGGTCATGCCTATGACTACATCCTGTGCGATATCCGTATGCCGGAGATGGATGGCAGGGAGTTTCTGCGACAGGCTGTCAGCAGCGGCGTTACTGCTCCGATTGTGATGATGACCGCCTATGGAGCGGTTGACACTGCGGTGGCCTGTATGCAGGAAGGGGCCTACGACTTTATCTCAAAACCGTTCAAGCGGGATGAAATTGTGATTGTCCTGAAAAAGGCGGAGGAACGGGAGCGATTGAAGGAGGAGAATCGTACCCTGCGAGCCGAGGTTGCCGGCAAAAGCTCGTTTTATGGCCTGGTGGGCAGGAATCCCTCCATGCTGGCAATCTATGATCAGATCCAGCGGGTGGCCGATCTCAAGACCACGGTGCTGATTCAGGGTGAGTCCGGCACCGGAAAAGAACTGGTTGCACGTGCCGTGCATAAAAGCGGCTGTCGCAGCGCGAAGCCGTTTGTGGCAGTTAATTGCGGCGCCCTGCCTGAAACCCTGCTCGAAGGAGAGCTGTTCGGCCACACCAAAGGTGCTTTTACCGGTGCCAGTTCTGATAAGCCCGGTCTGTTTGAGCAGGCAGACGGCGGTACGCTGTTCCTGGATGAAGTCGGCGAGATGCCGCTTGCACTGCAGGTAAAGCTGCTGCGGGTACTGCAGGAGGGGGAAGTGCGCAGGATCGGCGCCACGACCTCATCCCTGGTTGATGTGCGGGTTGTTTCAGCCACGGCCCGTGACCTGCAGGCCGAAGTCGCCTCGGGACGCTTCCGTGAAGATCTGTATTTTCGCCTGAATGTCTTTTTACTCCAGATCCCGCCCCTGCGGGAACGGATTGATGATATTCCGTTACTGGTGCGACTGCTGGTCAGGGATTGCGCGGCGCGAATCGGTCGTGAAACAGCACCTAAAGTAGAACCCGAAGCACTGCGGCGTCTGATGGCATACCAGTGGCCCGGCAATGTGCGGGAACTTGAAAACGTGATTGAACGTGCACTGGTGCTGTGTGATGGCGACCAGCTGGCTGAACACTGCCTGCTTGATGGGATCGCCGGTGAGTCTGAGATCAAGGTCTGTCCGGGTGAAAATCTGTCTATCAAACAGGCGGAGCGGAACATGGAAATTGAGCTGATCCGCAAGGCTCTTGAACGGACCGGAGGGAATCGTACCCATGCGGCAAAGATGCTTGAAATCAGCCATCGAGCCCTGCTGTACAAGTTGAAGGAATATGCCCTTGAGTAA